The sequence GTCATCTCTGAGGGCAGAGGCAAGACCCTCTGAAGCAATGCTTCTGTCCCTGCGGTGCAGACAGATTGCCTTGGAACAGGCTTTGGGAGATGGTCTTAgcctttcctgtttttaaaatcataGTGGTATTGAGTGAAGGTCTGGGGTGACAAATCTAAACACATGGTTCTAGTCCCTTccccctactcccctcccccttcttgcCTACAACCCATTTTTCTGGGCATGGAAGATGCCTTTTTACAGCGTCTTATTAGGGGGAGGAAGCACTTGTTATGGGTTGGTGGAATAATTGATTCAGGCTGGACTCATCAGCTGGGATGATCCCTCCTGATTAGACACTGAGTGAGGAAGATGAGTGGAGGAGCAATTTAGGTTTCTCCTCGTAGTTGGACTCTGATTTGTTCTCAGCCAGTTCTGCATCCACCATTGTTCCTGGGGAACTTGaaatcctgttttttttaaaaagaaagtatcTATTTAAAAGGTTacataataaaaacatttaatgaGTTTAAAGGTTTTTCTCCTGAACTGAGCCCAGGACAGTATAGCTGGGGCTTCTCCTTCCTAGATCACAGAGGCATCTTGCTCTGTACCCCTCCACAGGGAGTGTTTAGTTACCACAGCTACATATATCCAGCATACGTCTACAGTGGAGCTGGAGCAGGTGTaaggtgtgagccggtacgacatcgtgcatcaactatgggagagggactgagagactttttccattggaccatatgaactggaaccataaactcactgaacattaaatcccaccaaatgagggtagatccatccccatcatcgtatccactcattatactccacccCTGAACATaaccattatatggacaacatacccgcATATCTCAGTGTCTGTACTTTAACCGGTTAAACTTTTACTACCAATGGGggagattatgtattccttacgccacccatTCCTAAACcaaatttcgcaccccttgataatctgtaccttattccctgataaccagaaacttctatgcttaaactctgtaccgttttctttttacttcaacatcatcttaataaaattatgaaatccAGCTCCGACAGACAGACCTGCaccagcagtgaagctgcagcagtgtGAGCAGCCAGCCCGAGGACGTACCTGCAGTTTCAGACTGGATCATGCTTGGGGCTGCTAGGCTGTCATGCAGTTTGTGCGGCTGCGGCTGCAGCTACGCTGCTGTTTTTAGCGTGCTAACTCGATCACAGCTAGCGCAGGTATGTCTATCCAGGTGGCAAATTAcacttccagtgtagacatacccttattctcTATGAAGAAAGCTGTGCTGATGAAGTGACTGCAGTATTTGTTTCATCCTTGGTAGGTATATTTCAGTTTCCCTGGGAGAGACCTGTAGACCAAATAAGAAAGGGACAGCATACCTCTCTGTTGTTTGTTTCAGGCTGTTAATGTCCTGCAGCCATGCAATTGTGCAACTTTCAGATGCTATGTTCCAATTCAGCATGATACTTACACATGCCTAACGCTAGGAATGAGAGTACTCCCCCTGTAGGCAGtgttgctcccaggatattagcaagacaaggtgggtgaagtaatagctTCTATTGGATcagcttttgttggtgagagagacaaacttacatagagctctttttcaggtacTTGCACTGACTTGCATGGGACTGTTCGTGTGCTTACAATTAGTTATGTGCTTCAGTACCTTGCTGAGTTGAAGCCCTAGCGTAATGGCAGTCATTTTCACAAGGCCACCACCTTAAGTCTTGGAGCTGAAAATCTCCCCCAGCAGACATCAGGGGTATTTGATTCAGTGCATTCGGAGAGTTAATCTGCTCTTGGTTACACCTGTACAAGGACAGTGGCCTCAATATATTTGATTAAAGAAAGGTCCCTGTTGATCATAACACCCATTGTCCTAGACAGCTTGAAGAGAGAGGTGGGTGAGGGGGTGTTTGTCTCCTGATCAAttcccagggagcagctgggatgCATTACATATGGTGGGTTAGGTGTTAACAATTTGCCCTTCCTTCCATGATGACTTCATTCTTGTgggtgggccagatcctgacatCTGGGCAACAAACAGAGGCCAGTGCTGACAGAAGAACTCATGCTATGACTAAAGACCTTCCCTGGATCATCTGCAGCTGTAGAAGGAAAGAGATGGATAGGGAGTGGGGCAGAGAAAAGTGGGGAAAGAGATGCAGGCTAAGGAATTGAAGGACGGAGGCTGGAGAAAAAGGAGATAGATGGGGGGGATAAGAGGAAAAAATAGATGACAGACAATAAGGGTTTGGGCCTGAGTCTCCACTCTAACCAAGGTATGCCATATAGAGTTAAGGAGCAGGGGAGCAAAAGTGACTATGCCACCTATAGTTTATATTCTTTGTGCATCCAGGGGCCTGTCTATCTGTCTTCTCTTCTAAATTAGAGGAGACTCAAGGCTGTTCATATTTACACTCAGCAGTGGTGGCCTAGGGACTACTCAGCAGCTGAAAATAGCTAGAGGACAGCATATTCCAGCCACATTACCTCCTACCCCCGGCACACCCCCTTCGCTAGAGAGGAGTGGGGTAGGCTGGCTCTGTTTTCCAGGGAACCCCTTTAGACTTGGTTACTCACCTGTGGGGAAAACTGTTGCCTTTATGCCCCTTATATGGCATAAAGGGACTGAATTGTACCAGAGAACTAGCTCCCTAAATggaataaaaaaaagaaagggtgtgtgtgtgtgtgagacccaAGAAAAGACCCAACTGTAAGGTTAATAGACGTGTGCCTACATTTCAGCACTGCACTTTATGGCTATTGCCCTGGCAGGAAAGGGTCAGGTACCTGTTTGGGCGGGTGGCTTTGGGCCAGTGTTAGCCTTTGGGAGGGAAGCTACCTGTGTTTTTCTGCCTGATGTGAATACTGTTTGAAATGTTGGCAAAGGTGGTTGCAGTTAATAAGTCAGATGACCTCTGTTGGGCATGGTAGAAGCATAGTTGAGGGGATAGATAAAGTTTGCGTGTTTCACCTGGGCCAGGGGTCATGTGCAACTTAACTTCCAAAAGGGCACCCTCTCTTCCTTCTcaaaaccttcccccctcccccgccacaaaTGGGGCACTCAGAAGAGACAGAGGTAGGTCTTGTGAATGAGTTAATCCCCTGGATGGGGGTGCGGGCAAGGCCTGGGACTGCATAAACATAGAGACACCCATCCAGGAAAGGGAGGTTTATGCAAGGCAAGTTTGGAGTTGGTGATGGGGTAGCAGCCAAGGGGAAAACTTGCTGACTAGGTGATCATCACTgcagataaattaaaaaaacaacaacagggcTTTGATAGTGGACACTGGTCCCCTACATGCATGAGCACCCACATAGTCTCAATGACCAAAATAGTTCGAATCCTCTATGAGTGTCTTGCTGCAATAGCAGAGAAGTGAATGCTATGATAGTTGGACACCCTGCTGGGCAAAAGGAGAACATGAAAGAGATCTGGCTGGTTCAGCATTGGAAGACTGAGCCACATCCAACACATAGGCACAGAGCAGAGAACAGTTTTCTCCTCAACCCAAAGCACCACTGCCTGCAACACCCTGCTCAGAAGGTGTGTAAACTGCAGCTTCCAGAATCCTCTAGCACTCATCACCCCGTGCAGCAGCAGTGGCGGCATAGATAACACTGCAGATCCTGCGGCAGGCAGAGTGGGCTATGCAAAACTACAGCTCTCAGGATTCTTTGGTGAGCAATCGCAGAGACGATGTAATGTGGTCATATTAACAGGGTTTACATATTATTTCAAAGTAACCTACAGCTATCAACTGAACAGCAGCGACCAGAGAGAGGCCCCAAGGCAAACCCATTATCCTGGCACCCCTGGAATTTGGGGAGTGTTCAGAATGAGGAGCTGGGTTTTGTCCCTTGTGCCCATCGTTAGTAATAACAGACATGCCATTGATACAGAATCGTTCTTCCCCAAAGATCCCATAGCTGCCCACTTTGAGCACccgtgaaatgcagccacctctggggtggagagcaCCAGATAAACTACAGGTCCCAGAATCCTCCAGTGCCCAACACCTGCAGGGGCGTCTCCAGCCTGGGAGGGACGGAGAGGGAGAGATGAGgatggaaggaggaggggaggaaacgCAGGCTCCAGAGAGGGTTTCGTTGACCTGGGAGAGCCACCCGCCGCAGCCCGCAAACAGCAGCCGGGCCAAGTGGGTCCGGCTGAACGTCGGGGGCACGGTTTTCCTCACCACCAGGCAGACCCTGTGCCGGGAGCAGAAATCGTTCCTCTGCCGCTTGTGCCAGGGGGAGGAGCTGCAGTCAGACCGGGTAAGCGGCGAGCTGGCGCCTGCTGGCCGCCCGGACCcgcactggggaggggggtggctgcGGCTGCGGCTGCGGCGCGCCCAGGGGGGCAGCGCGGAGCCCTGAGCTGGGTGGGATCAAAGCAGAGCGCAGGCCGGGCTGGGAGGAGCTAGCTCCGGCGGGGGAAGGCGGGGTCCTAGTACAGGGTCCAGAGGGAGCGGGATGGACGGAGCTGGGGAGGCAGCGGGACGgacggcgcggcgcggcgcgcgCGCAGGGGTGATTGGAGCGAGACCCCGTCCCTCTCCCCCCCGGGGGACTCACTCCCTGCGTGCCAGCCAGAGCCTCTTCGGGGGGTGGGCCCGTCCCGTCCCCTCTGTGGAACGGGAGGAGGCTGTGGCTTAACAGTGGGGACCGAACAGGCCCGCCAGCCCGGGGCTGTGTGGCACACAGAGCACCCgtctcctctgcctccccgcGCCACCGGTCTGGGACGCTTTGCACCAGCCCCGCAAGAGGCGccctcctttctccctctgtcacACGCCCAGCTCCGTGGGTGGGACTCAGGCCTGACAAGGAGACTTGGCTTTACCATGTAGAGCCACAATAAGTAGCCTCCCGCCAGAGACACAAGGTGCGGGAGGTACGTTTTCTTTATTGCACCAGACAAGCTTCCCAGCTTACACAGAGCGCTTCTTCCAGTCTCCTCCTCCCAGTACAGGCTGAAGAGGTAGGAGCCCTGCTGAGACCAGAGTCCACATCACGTCTTTTTATTCCAGGATCTCCCTGCTAGCCTTATAGAATCATATTATATATAGGAAAGGCTTGCGGGGTCTGCACCTCAGGGATGAAATACCAAGACCTGGGGCCCCAGCAGGATCCGTTCAGCCCTTTGCTCTTTCAAAGGAGATAAATTGAGAGTACTGTGCAGTTTGCGCTGCATGTGTATTTAGGTTCTGCCTGAATGTTAGAAGTCCCAGGGTACTTTAAattagagatgtttcagagtagcagccgtgttagtctgtattcgcaaacagaaaaggactccttgtggcaccttagagactaaccaatttatttgagcatgagctttcgtgagctacagctcacttcatcggatgcattcagtggaaaatacagtagggagatttatatacatagagaacatgaaacaaattagagaattgattTAACCCATTGTACTTTCAAACATGCCTCTTCTCCCTACTGTTTTGCAGTGTGATGTGTATCAGCTGACTGCagccttccaccccagaggtggctgcttttcTGTAGTACTATATGCATGTCGTTTgggaagtgctttgggatcctaaAGTTAGCTCTTATATGCTACTTTTAATATTTAGCTCTCAGATcactttacaaaggtgagtaGGTATCATTAGTAGATCAGGTCAgggattttttgataaaatggtttttccttggaaaatgctgattcatcaaaaccaagCTGTTCCTGGGAAAGGGTCCATTTTTTTGAATTTCTTGTTTTTCagggaaaagaaacattttgaaattgttgaaatgtcccactttgacattttcaaaatggaaaatactGGGTTTGGGATTAAAATTatgttttggtttgaaattttaagttattttaagattaaaaatgttaaacaaatgACACAGTCAAAgttgaactgaaatgttttgatctctctggtttgaatgtttttctttttgaattttCCATTCATAATTTTTTGtgttgagattttgacttttcatcccaatttggggtggaaaaaattattgaaatctcaaaaattctcacAAGACTGGAAAACTGTTTCCTGACCAGCActaatcattatccccatttttcacaggGAAAACAAGGCACAGAAAAATTAAGTGAATTCCCTAAAATCAACAGCCAAAAGGACCCAGGTTTCCTCATCCTCAGTCCTGTGCCCTGTCCACTGGATCAAAGGAGCTATAGAAATGTAACCCAGGATTACTACAGTTATTATTTTATTGTACTCCATTGTCTAGAGAAGTTAGGGTCAGTGGCAAGTTTCCCCCCTGGGTTCTTCCCATCATGGCTTGTCTCTATATTGTTAGGATGAAACTGGTGCGTACCTAATAGACCGGGACCCCACATATTTTGGACCTATCCTGAATTTCCTCCGTCATGGCAAGCTGGTACTGAATAAAGACATGGCTGAGGAGGGTGAGTGTTGAAACCCAGAAAACTCCCTCTTCACACCCAATCCCTCTCTTAGAGGTGGGTTACAGTAGGTGCTGTTAACCCCAGTCTCCTGACCATATCCAATTCTGCTGTCTAAAAAATTCCCCCCAGTGGCAGGCCCTCTCCCCTGTGCTAGGATTTTTGAGACAGCTATCTTTGGAGCCCACATCCCGGGGAACTCTTTGTGTCCCATTTGCCatacaataaaatgaatgagAGTTGGGAGAAAAAGCTTGCTGGAATTTCCCCTTATTCCTAGTGATGGTATGATATTATGGTAGGGTGAACTCATGCTGATTCAACCCTGTGCACACTGATTTCCTCACCCGTGCTCCACTACTTGGAGCATGAAGCTTTTGTCACTGGGGCTGGGAAAGGAGTGGCTAGGCCATGGTAGTGGTGGATCTCTGGTAGGTAGGATCTCTGATGAATTAACAAGTAAGAAATGGATGGCCTTCCCTGGTGTTAACCCCACAGGG is a genomic window of Lepidochelys kempii isolate rLepKem1 chromosome 1, rLepKem1.hap2, whole genome shotgun sequence containing:
- the KCTD17 gene encoding BTB/POZ domain-containing protein KCTD17 isoform X4, with the translated sequence MQPPLGWRAPDKLQVPESSSAQHLQGRLQPGRDGEGEMRMEGGGEETQAPERVSLTWESHPPQPANSSRAKWVRLNVGGTVFLTTRQTLCREQKSFLCRLCQGEELQSDRDETGAYLIDRDPTYFGPILNFLRHGKLVLNKDMAEEGVLEEAEFYNIGPLIRIIKDRLEEKNYTITQGPPKHVYRVLQCQEEELTQMVSTMSDGWRFEQLVNIGSSYNYGNEDQTEFLCVVSKELYNSPNGLSSEPSHKAKVRPTCTSPSVLMAYLHHHKSLFSVSSLPLSGELTRW